Proteins co-encoded in one Synechococcus elongatus PCC 6301 genomic window:
- the dapA gene encoding 4-hydroxy-tetrahydrodipicolinate synthase: MPQPYPFGRVITAMITPFNAEGQVAYDIAQSLAVHLVEQGSDGLVICGTTGESPTLTWEEELQLFRAVKEAVGDRAAVIAGTGSNCTREAIAATQSAATLGLNGSLQVVPYYNKPPQEGLYAHFRAIAEACPDLPLMLYNIPGRTGQSLQPETVARLASLPNVVAIKAASGNVEEVSALRQLLPDSFAIYSGDDSLTLPMLAVGAQGVVSVASHLVGPQLQALIQAFEAGNVARAQQLHHQLYPLFKALFLTTNPIPVRAAMELLGWSIGLPRLPLVPASAEIRQALASCLTELGLYTA; encoded by the coding sequence ATGCCCCAGCCTTATCCCTTCGGCCGTGTGATCACGGCCATGATTACTCCATTCAATGCCGAGGGCCAGGTGGCCTACGACATTGCTCAGTCCTTAGCTGTCCACCTGGTTGAACAGGGCAGTGATGGCCTTGTGATTTGTGGCACCACTGGTGAGTCACCCACCCTCACTTGGGAAGAAGAACTGCAACTGTTCCGGGCCGTGAAAGAAGCAGTGGGCGATCGTGCCGCTGTGATTGCCGGCACTGGCTCCAATTGCACCCGTGAGGCGATCGCGGCCACCCAAAGTGCTGCAACCCTTGGGCTAAACGGTAGCTTGCAAGTGGTGCCCTACTATAACAAGCCACCCCAGGAAGGGCTGTATGCTCATTTTCGGGCGATCGCTGAAGCCTGTCCCGACCTGCCCCTGATGCTGTACAACATCCCTGGGCGAACCGGTCAAAGCCTTCAACCCGAAACGGTTGCTAGACTGGCGTCACTCCCGAATGTGGTCGCCATCAAAGCAGCCAGTGGCAATGTTGAAGAAGTCAGCGCGCTGCGTCAGCTGCTGCCCGATTCCTTTGCCATCTACTCCGGTGATGACTCGCTCACCCTGCCGATGCTGGCAGTCGGTGCCCAAGGCGTGGTTAGCGTTGCCAGCCATCTGGTTGGACCCCAGCTGCAAGCCCTCATCCAAGCGTTCGAAGCAGGGAATGTGGCACGAGCGCAACAGTTGCACCATCAGCTCTACCCGCTGTTTAAGGCGTTGTTCCTGACCACCAATCCCATCCCTGTGCGAGCGGCTATGGAATTGCTGGGCTGGTCAATCGGGCTTCCTCGTCTGCCCTTGGTGCCTGCGAGCGCAGAAATTCGTCAAGCGCTGGCGAGTTGTTTAACGGAACTCGGTCTTTACACCGCTTAG